TACAAGTGGGGCCCGGATGTCGGCGGGAGGATCGCCGTGTGCACCTGCGTCGTCGCCTCGGGCCCTTTTGCGCCGGATTACGTGCGACGGAGGAGCCCGTCGCGCGGCAAATAGGTGGCCGGCGGGACACGTGGCGGATTCGGAGCGGAGGGCACTGCTGTTTGCTGCGAGCGGTGAGTCGCGTAGGTTTGCTTCTGCTTCTATGGTTGCTTCTTGTTCGGAGTTCACGTTTACACGACAGGATCGGCTCCGAGTTGAGGACGCTAAGAACTCTGAATTTTTAGCTTAACACCGAAAGGGATTCAGACATCCGACTAACATTGAACGGCTGAGATCGGTTTCAAATTTCACACTGAATATGTAATCCGTGTCGATTATACATACTTGGATCAACCCACCCATCAAAATTGGATGGCAGCTTTGATGGTGCCAGCTCAATTCGTCAATTTTCAACCTGAACATCCGGATTCCAGATTCcaggggggggtgggggggtaaCTAGAGAAAACTTAAAAATGCAGCAGAAAAGCCAACGAAAAACAGGGGAGGTGCGGCTCGTCAGTTTAAACTGCATGACAAAGATAGCATAGTTCCATTTTATGACAGCAAACATCACTTGAATATGCAGTAGATGAAGAGCACTGGGTTATCAGAAAAAGCAAATGAGAAGCATGGATGGAGTCCAGTAATTTTCATTCTTATTTCTCGTACAACTCAATTAAACAGGAAGTGATTTGGAACTCTGGAAGTTCTGCCCCCGCTCGCAGGACTCTTGTTTACTGGTCCTCCTTGCCATAATTGTAGATGACCTCGATCTACAAGACACAATTGCCATTAGTACAACATTTTGGTGTACAGAATCTACTACCCAAAGACAGTTTAGCAATGCTAAATGCTAGAGCCAGAATAAGATAATGTCGCCATTGAAAATGAAGTCATTTTGTAAACTCTATGCGATACTACGTAGCATCCAAGTAGAGGAAATCCTGTTATGAAAAACTACCTTTGCGAGCAAATCAGTATGGGAGGGTTAATGTGGCCATAGAAGATGAAGTCGTTTTGTAAAATCTAAGCCAGTAGCCCAGTAATATGATAATATGCAGCAGATGTTTGGCAGGGTTCACCCCATCATGTCCAAGTGGAGAATACTCAGTTATGAAATACTCCTtccattccaaaatataagcaatgtacttttctagatgcatagtttttgctatgcacttagatatacactatgtcaagATAcgtagtaaaagcaatgtatctagaaaagccaaaatgtcttataacttggaacggagggagtaattgtAAAACTAACTACCTTTGTAAGCAAATCAGTTGAAGTTCCTAACATGAATTTACAGTTTTGGCCAAAGCACTACAAATAATAATCCATTAACgataaataataattctagctcTCTTATCCATTGAGAAATTACAGATGAAACCTTAAGTACTGCTGCATTTTTTGCGTTCAAATTAGGTTAGCTTAAACTATGAACAGTGTACCTTGTTTAGGCAATCACAGGAGGAAAAAAAATCAAGTATAATATTATGAATGATAAGCATTGTGGTGAATCAAATTAGCATAATGCAAATACATTACATAGCATAAAGAGCAATGTAATCTATGATCTTACCCCTTGAGGAGGAGGGGGGTTTCTTGTGAATTTAGTGCCACCTGGTGCCCATGGAACTGCAGAGATAAGAGGCATATAGAGATTATTAGGCTTTAGCATTCCCGTAGAGACTTCACCTCAAAAAATTGGTAATTCATACACATTAGCACAATCATTGTATCTAAGATTAAAACGTTGACGTCAATCAATTACAACTAACTTTTCAACTGTATCTCAGAAAAAAATGCTAGTATCTCAGAAAAAAAATGCTAGTATCTTCCAGCGTATTTGTTGTGGCCACTCATTGATAAACAGAGGCATCGGCATCAGGAACAGAAGAAAATTGGTAAGTCAGACACTTAGGCTGAAGCCTTACAACAGAATTACAATACCGAATACCCACAAAAAATACAGCAGGTAGCAGCTTGCATATTTACTAATTAATCCATAACCATAGGTGTTACTAGGGCTGAACAAAGTTGTTCTTTTTTCAAACTGTTGGTACATCAAGTGTAAGCAAATGTAGCtgggaaagagaagaaggattgCATCCCAGTTAACTAAACTCTAGGCATTGAAAGGTCTTGACCAAAACGAAAAGTGTGGTTATCACTGCAAGAATTCTGAAAACTTCACTATGACGTTGATTACTCAATATGAAATGTTCTATCCAAACAAAATGCTAGTGCCAGCCTACATGATTTGATGCCAAACATTCAGTGCACAAAAAAGACCAGGATGACAAGAGAAAGCTTACCAATGTAGGGATCGGGGTGCTGGAAGTTCCTGTACTGAGCCTCCGCATCATCGATGAGCCTATCGATCACGTCCAGGTTATCCTGCACCACCACCCCACACAAAATCCAACATCATGGCTCACAGTCACAGCACCACACAGAAATCATCACCAAACGTAACTTGCGAGTTTCGATCGAGGTGTGCAAAAAGGGTCAGCAGGAGGAGGCCTTACCACGTGTCGGTTGGCCTCGAACTTGTCCCGGAGATCCGACGCCTGCGCGGGAGAGGGAGCACGAGGTCAGATCCGTCCGCGAGCGGGGAGGGAGATCGAAATcgagagggggagggagagggaggcggaGGGGGGAAATGGGGGGGACTGACGTCCTGGTAGAAGAGGTGGCGGTGGACGGCCCAGTTGAGCGTGTCCTTGAGCGCCCTGCGGTAGAGCAGGCGCACCCGTTCCTTCTGCGCCGCCCGCCGCGCCAGGTACCCTGCCGTCGACGCCATagacctcgccgccgccgctctgcTCCTTTCCTTCTCTCTCCTCTCGCTGCAGTAGTCGCCTAGTCGGGTTGGGGGATTGGGGATCGGATTCGGACGGGGTCACGGCCTCGCAGGTGTGTATGGGCTGTTTGGACTGGATCGGCCACTGCTCGGACATTGGGCTGCAAGCCCACTTGGGCCCATTTTGTTTCCCATGCCTTTTCTTTTTGGTCCACTCAAAAAACTTACATACTTTCCTTTCTTCCCTCTGTGGCTCTGTGCAGTGTGCACACCTCTTTTTTGGACTATTTCAACGtgcttttaaaaatatttttatttatatccaTGTAGCGTGTGGAATATGGCAAAAATATTGTATAACTAACAGTGGTTGAACATTGGCACCAAATGACCAAATAGGGAGGAAAACGGAGTATTAAAAAATCCAAATATTTCACCTCTAGTCAAGCTGACCCTGTAACATCAATTGCTTCTTTATTTGCCAAATTGTGGTGGTGTTCTCACAGCCAGCCAGCGCGCCACACACAGTACTTAGCTTTGGTGTGTAGGTGCATATATGAAGCTCTGAAGATAGGATATTATGAGGATTGAAAGTTCAGATTTCTCAActcataggccccgttcgcttggaggaatctagatgaatctggatgaatttgtgagaggaaaacactgttccggatgaaaaaagaagcggatcaaaccggatttaagggcacgcgaacggagccATAGTCAATGGCATATGTAGTGCACTTCTTTGCAACATATGATAAACAAGAGGCGCACTACTAGCTACAGTTGACTGAAAACTCTGCATATGTCATGTAATAAAACTAGACAAAAACCATAAGCCCATCTGGAGTATCCTTCCATTACTATTTTCATGTTACCTGCTTTCAAAGAAAACCGCGGACTGTATTCGTATGCATTGACCAAGTCAAAATTGTTGATAGCTTGGcctatataatatttaataaattaaataaaattctatgcAGCTTGTTCGGTAGCCTATATTCGGTTTATAAgccttggcttatcagccaacgaacagtatttttctctcacactaaaccagccagcagtactttcagccatggcttataagccaatccagccgaaacgatttactcctaaggaggagcaaaagtttttggctgccgataacctgtttcgaggcaccgtgattagtgcactttatAGTAAGTataagaaaaactacatatcttgcacatcaggcaaagaattataggatgctcttgaggcaaagtttagagtttctgatgctggtagagagttgtaccttatggagcaattgtatgactacaaaatgatTGAAAATCGTTCTGTAGTGGAAcatgctcatgagatacaggtgctagcaaaggaactagaacattttccatgTTTGTTGCCTGACAAGTTTATGGCCGCGCGGTATAATCGCTAAACTGCCAcattcttggagggattttgctacttttCTAAAACACAGGAGACAAAGTTTAGCGTGGCTgggcttattggatctcttgatgttgaggagagggcgacagcaaaagacaaccgtggaaaaggagttgagtcttccactgccaatatggtgcagaagaaaaactcatttgcatcccgtaataaaaagaagaagaatatgcaagaaaacaacaatacaaagcataagcaaactgctgagtttaagaagaaaaacaacaaaaaaggtagaggttgctttgtttgcgggagtgatgagcattgggcaagtgcgtgcccataccgcaaatataagcaagaaaagaaatcagcaaacgtggtGATTAGTGAGACTGGAGAAGGAACAtatgggtatggtaattctttaccttttgttctttcagtttgtctttcacctgagtggtggatggatagcggtgctaatattcatgtgtgtgctgatgtttctttgtttactttcTATCAGGCCGACGGGActatgaagggtcgagatggcgactagagggggggtgaatagtcctttttaaaacttaatcacgttggctaaccgaaacaagtgcggaattaaaactatcggtctagccaggactacaccccactatatatgttcactagcaccttgcaaagataacaattatgcaactaaggtgccgggctagctagagctctcctaaacaattctaggagcaaggtcacacaaacctatgccactagtactttaagcaacaagggagctcctacacatgctagtaagcaaaagcacaaagccaactaagctcactagcaaagctcaataacaaggcaaccaatgcctaattagagagcgcaaatacttagctacacaaactaagcaatgtgactaacaaggttactaaaaccaaattagccactcaagggagctacttctatgctacacaagctagaaggtaactagtgagctacacaagctaactaattacaagagcaactacacaagcacaatgtatgtgaaagtaattacaagcttgtgtaagggggttgcaaaccaacgggaagaacaaagttgacacgatgatttttctcccgaggttcacgtgtttgccaacacgctagtccccgttgagacaagctccaaggttgccgccggtcctcttgctagtggtgactcgcaagtcacactctcccacgtggagtgcttaccacaagctctagcacttgacccggccggaccacttgtcgcccttcgcgtctcgctttactagagttgctcttcgcggctcccgcggggcgagcacaatgcccctcacaaagctcttctccggagcgccgcacaagcttcttgcgcgcttcgacggagaccaccaccaagccgtctaggaggtggcaacctccaagagcaacaagcaccaccggcttgcaactcgatcacctagtgccactcgatgcaacctcacgatgcaatcgcactagaatcgct
The nucleotide sequence above comes from Miscanthus floridulus cultivar M001 chromosome 18, ASM1932011v1, whole genome shotgun sequence. Encoded proteins:
- the LOC136522083 gene encoding NADH dehydrogenase [ubiquinone] 1 beta subcomplex subunit 9-like; this translates as MASTAGYLARRAAQKERVRLLYRRALKDTLNWAVHRHLFYQDASDLRDKFEANRHVDNLDVIDRLIDDAEAQYRNFQHPDPYIVPWAPGGTKFTRNPPPPQGIEVIYNYGKEDQ